A single window of Vigna unguiculata cultivar IT97K-499-35 chromosome 1, ASM411807v1, whole genome shotgun sequence DNA harbors:
- the LOC114190486 gene encoding uncharacterized protein LOC114190486, protein MAYAETDVKMESEKNINIRDNGEVAEKEELLHRNNRRRGGIRTLPFILGNEFCDRFASSGFHANMISYLTQQLNMPLVPASNLLTAFAGTSSFTPLFGALIADSFAGRFWTILVASFIYELGLIVITLSAILPHLRPPACSTQVNCREASSSQLWILYISLLLIALGTGGIRPCVVTFSADQFDMTKTGVASRNWNLFNWYSFCMGLASLSALTIVVYIQDNMGWGWGLGIPTIAMLMSIIVFVLGSPLYRTVKPNGSPMVRLAQVVAAAVKNRKKALPQDHELLYQNWELDAAISSEGRLLHSHQFKCLDKAAIVTEEEEGRDPNAAPDMWKLATVHRVEELKSIIRMLPIWASGILLIAASSSHNFVILQARTMDRHLFHTFQIPPASMSIFTVVTLMVGVVLYERLFVPFIRRFTKNPSGITTLQRMGVGFVVSIIATLVSAWVEIKRKKVAAEYHLLDSPNATIPISVFWLVPQYCLHGVAEVFMVVGHLEFLYDQSPESMRSTAAALNCITTAIGNYVGTVMVSLVHKYSGKERNWLPDRNLNRGRLECYFYLLSGIQVLNLVYFLICACFYTYKSVEEISKVNNLDDLEQDRDKISSSVTGKKLLKGELLQITEEADMEIEKKSVEMESGEVTEKKNQKKAQQRRGGIRTLPFILGNEFCDRFAVAGFNGNLISYLTQVLNMPLVSASNILTIYGGTASFTPLLGALIAESFAGRFWTITVASLIYQLGLVSLTVSAILPHFRPPPCPTQVNCQEATHSQLSIFYISLFLTSLGSGGIRPCVVPFLGDQFDMTKNGVASRKWNLFNWYFFSLGLASLSALTIVVYIQDNTGWGWGFGIPTIVMLLSIIAFVLGAPLYKTQEPEGSPLVRLVQVIVAAINKRNKTLPNDPKFLYQNNDLDAAICLEGRLLHTNQFKWLDKAAIVTGEECRDPNAPPNWWKLATVHRVEELKSIIRVLPISSSGILLIAASSHLPSFVIQQARTMDRHLSHSFQISPANMSIFSVLTLMSGVVLYERLFVPFIRRFTKNPSGITTLQRMGIGFVINTIATLISAPVEVKRKAVAAKYHLLDSPNATIPISVFWLVPQYCLHGLADVFMSVGLFEFLYDQSPESMRSSATALYCIVIALGSYAGTLVVSLVHKYSGKEENWLPDRNLNRGRLDYYYLLVSAIQVLNIIYFGICVWFYTYKPLEEFTEASIHKDLELEQDNNTNISSANSKHGGDAE, encoded by the exons ATGGCATATGCTGAAACAGATGTTAAAATGGAGTCAGAGAAAAACATTAACATTAGAGACAATGGCGAGGTGGCGGAGAAAGAAGAGCTTCTACACCGTAACAACCGTCGACGAGGAGGCATCAGAACATTACCCTTCATCCTTG GAAATGAATTTTGTGACAGATTTGCAAGTTCTGGCTTTCATGCGAACATGATAAGCTACCTGACTCAACAGCTGAACATGCCATTGGTACCTGCTTCCAACTTGCTCACTGCTTTCGCTGGAACTTCTAGCTTCACTCCTCTCTTTGGTGCTCTAATCGCTGACTCCTTCGCTGGGCGTTTTTGGACCATTCTTGTCGCTTCGTTCATCTATGAACTG GGATTGATTGTTATAACTTTATCAGCTATACTACCCCATCTGCGCCCCCCAGCATGCTCAACACAGGTGAACTGCAGAGAAGCCTCATCCTCTCAGCTATGGATACTCTACATCTCTCTCTTACTCATAGCTCTTGGCACAGGGGGCATTAGACCCTGTGTTGTCACCTTTTCAGCAGACCAATTTGACATGACCAAAACAGGAGTAGCATCAAGGAACTGGAACCTCTTCAATTGGTACTCCTTCTGCATGGGGTTGGCTTCTCTCAGTGCTTTGACCATTGTGGTTTACATCCAAGACAACATGGGATGGGGTTGGGGTCTCGGAATTCCGACCATTGCCATGCTCATGTCCATCATTGTCTTTGTGTTGGGCTCACCACTCTACAGAACCGTCAAACCAAATGGTAGTCCAATGGTTCGTTTGGCACAGGTAGTTGCTGCTGCTGTAAAGAACAGAAAGAAAGCTTTGCCTCAAGATCACGAGCTTTTGTACCAAAATTGGGAGCTAGACGCTGCTATTTCCTCGGAAGGAAGGCTTCTACACTCTCATCAATTCAA ATGTTTGGACAAGGCTGCAATTGtgacagaagaagaagaagggagaGATCCAAATGCAGCACCAGACATGTGGAAATTAGCGACGGTGCACAGAGTTGAGGAGCTAAAATCCATCATTAGAATGCTTCCGATTTGGGCCTCAGGAATCTTGCTGATAGCTGCATCATCGTCTCATAATTTTGTGATTCTGCAGGCTCGCACAATGGATAGACACCTCTTTCACACCTTCCAAATCCCCCCGGCTAGCATGAGCATTTTCACTGTTGTAACCTTGATGGTAGGTGTTGTTCTCTACGAACGCCTTTTTGTTCCATTCATCCGTAGGTTCACAAAGAACCCTTCAGGAATCACAACCCTGCAAAGAATGGGAGTAGGTTTTGTGGTTAGCATCATAGCCACACTAGTCTCAGCATGGGTGGAAATCAAGAGAAAAAAAGTTGCTGCTGAGTACCATTTATTGGACAGTCCAAATGCAACTATTCCCATAAGTGTGTTCTGGTTGGTACCTCAGTATTGTCTGCATGGGGTGGCTGAAGTTTTCATGGTTGTTGGCCATTTGGAATTTCTGTATGACCAGTCACCTGAGAGCATGAGAAGCACTGCTGCAGCTCTGAACTGCATAACTACTGCTATTGGGAACTATGTTGGCACAGTTATGGTCTCTCTGGTTCACAAGTATTCTGGCAAGGAAAGGAACTGGTTACCTGATAGGAACCTGAACAGGGGTAGATTGGAGTGCTACTTTTATCTTCTTAGCGGGATTCAAGTTCTGAATctcgtttattttctaatatgTGCATGCTTTTACACTTACAAGTCCGTGGAGGAAATTAGTAAAGTTAATAATCTGGACGATTTGGAACAAGACAGAGACAAAATCTCTTCTTCTGTCACT GGAAAAAAACTGCTAAAAGGTGAGTTATTACAGATAACAGAAGAAGCAGATAtggagatagagaagaagagtGTAGAAATGGAGAGTGGCGAGGTTACTGAGAAGAAGAACCAGAAGAAAGCACAGCAACGTCGTGGTGGCATCAGAACATTACCTTTCATCCTTG GAAATGAATTCTGTGATAGATTTGCAGTAGCTGGTTTCAATGGAAACTTGATAAGTTACCTGACTCAAGTGCTGAACATGCCACTGGTATCTGCCTCCAACATTCTCACAATCTATGGTGGAACCGCTAGCTTCACCCCTCTTCTCGGTGCTCTCATTGCCGAGTCCTTTGCGGGTCGATTTTGGACCATCACTGTTGCTTCTCTTATCTATCAACTG GGACTGGTAAGTTTAACAGTATCAGCAATACTACCCCATTTTCGCCCCCCACCATGCCCAACACAAGTGAATTGCCAAGAAGCCACACACTCACAACTCAGCATATTCTACATCTCTCTCTTCCTCACATCTCTTGGATCAGGTGGCATTAGGCCTTGCGTTGTGCCCTTTTTAGGGGACCAATTTGACATGACCAAAAATGGTGTGGCATCTAGGAAATGGAACCTCTTCAATTGGTACTTTTTCAGCCTGGGATTGGCTTCTCTAAGTGCCTTGACCATTGTGGTTTACATTCAAGACAACACGGGCTGGGGTTGGGGCTTTGGCATACCAACTATCGTCATGCTTCTATCCATCATTGCCTTTGTGTTGGGCGCACCACTCTACAAGACTCAGGAACCAGAAGGAAGCCCTTTGGTTCGTTTGGTTCAAGTCATTGTGGCAGCTATAAACAAGAGGAACAAGACTCTGCCAAATGATCCCAAGTTTCTGTACCAAAACAATGACCTCGATGCTGCTATCTGTTTGGAAGGAAGACTTTTACACACAAATCAATTTAA ATGGTTAGACAAGGCTGCAATTGTCACAGGGGAAGAATGCAGAGACCCAAATGCACCACCGAACTGGTGGAAATTGGCCACTGTTCATAGAGTTGAGGAGCTAAAATCCATCATCAGAGTCCTTCCAATATCTTCCTCAGGAATTTTGCTCATAGCTGCTTCATCACATCTTCCCAGCTTTGTAATTCAACAAGCTCGCACAATGGACCGACACCTCTCTCACTCATTCCAAATTTCCCCAGCCAACATGTCCATTTTCAGCGTACTAACCTTGATGTCAGGAGTTGTTCTATACGAACGCCTCTTTGTTCCATTCATCCGTAGGTTCACAAAGAACCCTTCAGGAATCACAACCCTACAAAGAATGGGAATAGGCTTTGTGATTAACACTATAGCCACATTAATTTCAGCACCAGTTGAAGTAAAAAGAAAAGCTGTTGCTGCCAAGTACCACTTATTGGACAGTCCAAATGCCACTATTCCTATCAGTGTGTTCTGGTTGGTTCCTCAGTATTGCTTGCATGGCTTAGCAGATGTTTTCATGTCTGTGGGGCTTTTTGAGTTTCTCTATGATCAGTCACCAGAAAGCATGAGAAGCAGTGCCACTGCTTTGTACTGTATAGTAATTGCTCTTGGGAGCTATGCTGGTACACTGGTTGTATCACTTGTGCATAAGTATAGTGGGAAGGAGGAGAATTGGTTGCCTGATAGGAACCTCAACAGGGGTAGATTGGATTACTATTACTTGCTTGTTAGTGCGATTCAAGTCTTGAATATCATTTATTTTGGAATTTGTGTTTGGTTTTACACTTACAAGCCCTTGGAAGAGTTTACTGAAGCGAGCATTCACAAGGATTTGGAATTGGAACAGGACAATAATACAAACATCTCATCTGCCAATTCCAAACATGGTGGAGATGCTGAATAG
- the LOC114178862 gene encoding psbP domain-containing protein 6, chloroplastic has product MATLPFTSFFPLTLSSPSSSSSSKLSTLHAFRASTSQYFSTQHTPRREFLKGLALMPLPLVVLREPPPSHAREVEVGSFLPPSPSDPSFVLFTASPKDTPALRAGNVQPYKFLLPPTWKQARVANILSGNYCQPKCAEPWVEVKFEDEKQGKVQVVASPLIRLTNKPNATIEDIGTPEKLIASLGPFVTGNTFDPEELLETSVEKLGDQTYYKYVLETPYALTGTHNLAKATAKGNTVVLFVVSANDKQWQTSEETLKTVLDSFQV; this is encoded by the exons ATGGCAACCCTTCCATTCACTTCCTTCTTCCCACTCACACTCTCAtctccatcttcatcttcatcttccaaGCTCTCAACTTTACATGCTTTCAGAGCCTCAACTTCCCAGTATTTTTCCACCCAGCACACACCCAGAAGGGAATTCTTGAAGGGTCTTGCTTTGATGCCTCTTCCTCTTGTTGTGCTGAGAGAGCCACCCCCTTCACATGCCAGAGAAGTTGAGGTTGGATCCTTCCTCCCACCCTCTCCCTCCGACCCTTCTTTCGTTCTTTTCACGGCCTCTCCCAAGGACACTCCCGCCCTTCGAGCAG GAAATGTGCAGCCATACAAGTTTCTCCTTCCCCCAACTTGGAAACAGGCTCGTGTAGCAAACATATTATCTGGAAATTACTGTCAGCCAAAGTGTGCAGAGCCCTGGGTGGAGGTTAAGTTTGAAGATGAAAAACAGGGAAAGGTTCAGGTAGTGGCTTCGCCTTTGATTCGCCTCACCAACAAACCCAATGCAACAATTGAGGACATTGGTACCCCAGAAAAGCTCATTGCTTCTCTTGGCCCATTTGTCACTGGAAACACATTTGATCCGGAAGAACTCCTTGAGACTTCAGTTGAAAAGCTTGGTGATCAAACG TACTACAAATATGTGCTTGAAACTCCTTATGCTCTAACTGGCACACACAATCTTGCGAAAGCAACAGCAAAGGGAAACACTGTTGTTCTGTTTGTGGTTAGTGCCAATGACAAGCAGTGGCAAACTTCTGAGGAGACTCTAAAGACAGTGCTTGATTCCTTCCAAGTTTAG